In Candidatus Methylomirabilota bacterium, one DNA window encodes the following:
- a CDS encoding DNA-directed RNA polymerase subunit alpha — MLELELPTRHEWTVSDQTYGKLLIEPFEPGFALTVGNAYRRVLLASIHGAAPTWVKIENVLHEFSHMQGVMEDTLDILMNLRKVVFRLHVNRPKILRLKAQGVGVVKAADFEADADVEILTPDVPLATLDKDGVLEMEVCVERGRGWVPAERREPEALPINAILLDADFSAVKRVNFHVEPSSGERERLILEVWTDGSIAPQVAVGEASRLLEDHFELLMHFPAVSPEVEETQRDETEPRPELNENLFRNVDELELSVRASNCLKTANIRTIADLVQKSESELLKTKNFGKKSLNEIKTILGEMGLHLGMRLDPEELERLRAQFERTYET; from the coding sequence ATGCTGGAGCTCGAGCTCCCCACCCGCCACGAGTGGACCGTCTCCGACCAGACCTACGGCAAGCTGCTGATCGAGCCGTTCGAGCCGGGGTTCGCCCTCACGGTGGGCAATGCGTACCGCCGGGTGCTCCTGGCCTCGATTCACGGGGCGGCACCGACCTGGGTGAAGATCGAGAACGTGTTGCACGAGTTCTCACACATGCAGGGGGTCATGGAGGACACGCTGGACATCCTCATGAACCTCCGCAAGGTGGTCTTCCGGCTGCACGTCAACCGCCCCAAGATTCTCCGACTCAAAGCCCAGGGCGTTGGGGTGGTCAAGGCCGCGGACTTCGAGGCCGACGCCGACGTGGAGATCCTCACGCCGGACGTGCCCCTGGCCACGCTGGACAAGGACGGCGTCCTGGAGATGGAGGTGTGCGTCGAGCGAGGCCGGGGCTGGGTTCCCGCCGAACGCCGGGAACCCGAGGCCTTGCCCATCAATGCCATCCTGCTCGATGCGGATTTCTCCGCGGTCAAGCGCGTCAACTTCCACGTGGAGCCGTCCAGCGGCGAGCGCGAGCGCCTCATCCTGGAGGTGTGGACCGACGGCAGCATCGCCCCGCAGGTGGCGGTCGGCGAGGCCTCCCGGCTCCTCGAGGACCACTTCGAGCTGCTGATGCACTTCCCGGCCGTGTCGCCGGAGGTCGAGGAAACCCAGCGGGATGAGACGGAGCCCCGGCCGGAGCTGAACGAGAACCTCTTCCGCAATGTGGACGAGCTGGAGCTCTCCGTCCGCGCGTCCAACTGTCTCAAGACCGCGAACATCCGGACGATCGCCGATCTGGTCCAGAAGAGCGAGAGCGAGCTGTTGAAGACGAAGAACTTCGGCAAGAAGTCGCTCAACGAGATCAAGACGATTCTCGGCGAGATGGGCCTGCATCTCGGCATGCGGCTGGATCCCGAGGAGCTGGAGCGGCTGCGGGCTCAATTCGAGCGCACGTACGAGACCTAG
- a CDS encoding UbiD family decarboxylase: MSAGFRDVLARLDESGELLRLEKAVDPRHLSALMAQAPQATFFEQVAGYPDWRAVGAVLSTRRRLALAMGCAESDIATRFEEGIRRPREAVRVDRAPCQEVVLTGEDADLTRLPIPMMHVKDGGPYISGTLVVSRDPEYGRNVGSYRMMYRTPHETGIDLVSSSDMRVYYQRALDQGRPLEIAVAVGVHPFELLAASYKAPIDVDEFAIAGGLHGAPVALVRCKTVDLEVPASAELVLEGELLPIGWTADEGPFGEFSHITGEVKWNPIFRIRAITHRRDPIFYVLQMPWENDWLAAPVIEAAGLQALRVASVQPVAIRAPVGGCCYWTLIASIKKRPGEGKNALLALLSVAEVKLAIVTDDDIDISNPDELDWAMTFRVQADQDVLIVPGARGKHIDPSVRAGLLGKGGLPTTAKLGIDATIPEGVPPSHYERLRYFARDAVRLEDYR, encoded by the coding sequence ATGAGCGCGGGGTTTCGAGACGTCCTCGCCCGGCTCGACGAGTCTGGTGAGCTGCTACGTCTCGAGAAGGCCGTCGATCCCCGTCACCTTTCGGCGCTGATGGCCCAGGCTCCCCAGGCCACGTTCTTCGAGCAAGTGGCCGGCTATCCCGACTGGCGGGCGGTCGGCGCCGTGCTCTCGACGCGGCGGCGGCTGGCCCTGGCCATGGGCTGTGCCGAATCGGACATCGCCACTCGCTTCGAGGAGGGCATCCGGCGCCCGAGGGAGGCGGTACGGGTCGACCGGGCTCCCTGTCAGGAGGTCGTGCTCACCGGCGAGGACGCCGACCTCACGCGGCTGCCCATCCCCATGATGCACGTCAAGGACGGCGGCCCCTACATCTCGGGCACGCTGGTGGTGTCCCGGGATCCTGAGTACGGTCGCAACGTGGGCTCCTACCGCATGATGTACCGCACCCCCCACGAGACCGGCATCGATCTCGTCTCGTCGTCCGACATGCGTGTGTACTATCAGCGGGCGCTCGACCAGGGCCGGCCGCTGGAGATCGCGGTGGCGGTGGGTGTGCACCCCTTCGAGCTGCTGGCCGCCTCCTACAAGGCCCCCATCGACGTCGACGAGTTCGCCATCGCCGGCGGGCTGCACGGCGCGCCGGTGGCGCTGGTACGGTGCAAGACGGTGGACCTCGAGGTTCCGGCCAGCGCCGAGCTGGTGCTGGAGGGGGAGCTCCTGCCCATCGGCTGGACAGCCGACGAGGGACCGTTCGGAGAGTTCAGTCACATCACGGGCGAGGTCAAGTGGAACCCGATCTTCCGGATCCGCGCCATCACCCACCGCCGGGATCCGATCTTCTACGTGCTCCAGATGCCGTGGGAGAACGACTGGCTGGCCGCCCCCGTGATCGAGGCGGCCGGACTCCAGGCGTTGCGGGTAGCTAGCGTGCAGCCCGTGGCCATCCGCGCCCCCGTCGGCGGATGCTGCTACTGGACGCTGATCGCCTCGATCAAGAAGCGCCCCGGAGAGGGCAAGAACGCGTTGCTGGCCCTGCTCTCGGTGGCCGAGGTGAAGCTGGCCATCGTGACCGACGACGACATCGACATCTCGAACCCCGACGAGCTGGACTGGGCCATGACGTTCCGCGTGCAGGCCGACCAGGACGTGCTCATCGTGCCGGGCGCCCGCGGCAAGCATATCGATCCCAGCGTGCGCGCCGGGCTGCTCGGCAAGGGTGGCCTTCCCACCACCGCCAAGCTCGGGATCGACGCCACCATCCCCGAAGGCGTGCCACCCTCCCACTACGAGCGGCTCCGCTACTTCGCCAGGGACGCGGTGCGTCTGGAGGACTATCGCTGA
- a CDS encoding ATP-binding protein, translating to MDADRPLALGALSNASLFESLALPAWIFDPASLRIIVANGAAAHLLGYSREELASIAITEICALEDRSRFLETVSRQAGDTTGVWTCTTRNGTAMILEMFVGALAFEGCEARLVLAHDVTRDRRAQDALRSREAFLQCLIESSPDCINVLDLEGRLQSMSHGGQRILGIDDVRPYIGRSWPDMFREDASAAQAALERARRGETARFEGLAPTVAGAPRWWETIIAPIRDPAGEEHRLLAVSRDITERRLMEQERAQLYAESRETQQRLLRLHLLGHAISAPSELGELLPRVAARVMDVFECDGAGVLFVRPGEHELTLRDPLDDRGREVQVPAGAGVARITAERRLLHIHDRHDLAALEPLMTPSDIGSLWVAPLSVGSDETGIIYLGYRKPRVLSPEERLILRLFAERVGAAIDKSRLYTAARASQAEAQAAERRARFLAEAGRDLAGSLNYAETLQTVARLAVPFLADYCFFDVIEPGSGLRRVAWQHANPDRQAMFDEVALYMPSPPFAQHPVSRVVASGQSILVPEVTDEWLQAAATSPDHLEFMRALQARSVLSVPLRGHTGLVGVLTCATADSDRRYSMADVRLAEEVGVRAAVAIENARLYEAAVAAEREAAAADRAKDHFLAVLGHELRNPLAPIVHAIHLLDEIGAQTPAAARLRAIISRQARRLTDLVNELLDVSRIRLGKVALSREALDFREPVQRVFEAVQTSEPARGHDLTLELPGEPLVVEGDRVRVEQVVANLLDNALKYSPAGGSVRVSVWREGSHAMLSVRDRGIGIPPELLSTIFESLVQGETNVEQSRRGLGLGLAVVRSLVELHKGAVWAMSEGAGLGSEFIVRLPLLATLAAVRSEAERAPWAPTRLSILLVDNDHERRRALHDELTAAGHAVAAVATALEALKALKSVAFDAALIDLGLPLMDGCELARHLRLLATGSRLRLVALADRDQPDERDRAEAAGFNDYLARPIETVSLLRVLSRRAGQP from the coding sequence ATGGATGCCGACCGGCCGCTGGCGCTCGGCGCTCTCAGTAATGCCTCCCTGTTCGAGAGCCTGGCGTTGCCGGCCTGGATCTTCGATCCCGCCTCATTGCGCATCATCGTAGCCAACGGGGCGGCAGCCCACCTCCTTGGATATTCGCGCGAGGAGCTCGCGTCGATCGCCATCACCGAGATCTGTGCGCTCGAGGATCGCTCGCGATTCCTGGAGACCGTGTCCAGGCAGGCGGGCGATACCACGGGCGTGTGGACCTGTACGACCCGGAACGGCACGGCCATGATTCTGGAGATGTTCGTGGGGGCGCTGGCGTTCGAGGGCTGCGAGGCGCGTCTGGTCCTGGCCCATGACGTCACCCGGGACCGGCGCGCCCAGGACGCGCTGCGGTCGCGGGAAGCGTTCCTCCAGTGCCTCATCGAGAGCAGCCCCGACTGCATCAACGTGCTCGATCTGGAGGGCCGCCTGCAGAGCATGAGCCACGGCGGCCAGCGCATCCTCGGCATCGACGATGTCCGCCCGTACATCGGGCGCTCGTGGCCGGACATGTTCCGCGAGGATGCGTCGGCGGCGCAGGCGGCGCTCGAGCGCGCCCGGCGCGGGGAGACTGCCAGGTTCGAGGGTCTCGCGCCCACGGTGGCCGGCGCGCCCCGGTGGTGGGAAACCATCATCGCGCCCATCCGTGACCCGGCTGGTGAAGAGCACCGGTTGCTGGCCGTGTCCCGGGACATCACCGAGCGGCGGCTCATGGAACAGGAGCGTGCGCAGCTCTATGCCGAGTCCCGCGAGACGCAGCAGCGCTTGCTGCGGCTCCATCTGCTGGGGCACGCGATCTCGGCCCCCTCCGAGCTGGGGGAGCTCCTGCCCCGGGTGGCGGCCCGGGTGATGGATGTGTTCGAGTGCGACGGCGCCGGTGTCCTCTTCGTCCGGCCTGGGGAGCACGAGCTCACGCTGCGGGACCCCCTCGACGATCGGGGGCGGGAGGTCCAGGTCCCGGCCGGCGCTGGCGTCGCCCGGATCACCGCCGAGCGCCGGCTGCTCCACATCCACGACCGCCACGATCTCGCCGCGCTCGAGCCCCTGATGACGCCGTCCGATATCGGCTCGCTCTGGGTCGCCCCCCTGTCCGTCGGCAGCGACGAGACCGGGATCATCTATCTCGGCTATCGCAAGCCTCGGGTGCTATCGCCGGAGGAACGGCTGATCTTGCGATTGTTCGCCGAGCGGGTGGGGGCGGCGATCGACAAGTCGCGTCTCTACACCGCGGCCCGGGCGTCGCAGGCCGAAGCCCAGGCCGCCGAGCGCCGGGCCCGCTTTCTGGCCGAGGCTGGCCGGGACCTGGCCGGGTCGCTCAATTACGCGGAGACCTTGCAGACCGTCGCCCGGCTGGCGGTGCCGTTCCTGGCCGACTACTGCTTCTTCGACGTCATCGAGCCCGGCTCGGGACTGCGCCGCGTCGCCTGGCAGCACGCCAACCCGGATCGGCAGGCGATGTTCGACGAGGTGGCTCTCTACATGCCGAGCCCTCCCTTCGCGCAGCACCCGGTCTCGCGCGTGGTGGCGTCGGGACAGTCCATCCTCGTTCCCGAGGTCACCGACGAGTGGCTGCAGGCGGCGGCGACCAGCCCTGACCACCTCGAGTTCATGCGAGCCCTGCAGGCGCGCTCGGTCCTCAGCGTGCCGCTGCGCGGCCACACGGGTCTCGTCGGGGTCCTCACGTGCGCCACGGCGGACTCGGACCGCCGGTACTCCATGGCGGATGTGCGGCTGGCCGAGGAGGTCGGCGTCCGAGCGGCCGTCGCCATCGAGAACGCCCGGCTCTACGAGGCGGCGGTGGCCGCCGAACGGGAGGCGGCCGCCGCCGACCGGGCCAAGGATCATTTCCTGGCCGTCCTCGGCCACGAGCTGCGCAACCCCCTGGCGCCCATCGTGCACGCCATCCACCTGCTCGACGAGATCGGCGCGCAAACGCCAGCAGCGGCGCGGCTTCGGGCGATCATCTCCCGGCAGGCCAGGCGTCTGACCGACCTGGTGAACGAGCTGCTGGACGTCTCGCGAATCCGTCTGGGCAAGGTTGCGCTCTCCCGCGAGGCGCTGGACTTCCGGGAACCGGTGCAGCGGGTCTTCGAGGCCGTCCAGACCTCGGAGCCGGCCCGGGGGCATGACCTCACCCTGGAGCTGCCGGGTGAGCCACTGGTCGTGGAAGGAGACCGCGTTCGGGTCGAGCAGGTCGTCGCCAACCTCCTCGACAACGCCCTGAAGTATAGCCCGGCCGGAGGCTCTGTCCGTGTGTCGGTCTGGCGTGAGGGTAGCCACGCGATGCTTTCCGTCCGGGACCGCGGGATCGGCATCCCGCCCGAGCTGCTGTCGACCATCTTCGAGTCGCTCGTCCAGGGCGAGACCAACGTCGAACAGTCCCGGCGGGGCCTGGGGCTCGGCCTGGCGGTGGTGCGCAGCCTGGTCGAGCTGCACAAAGGGGCGGTGTGGGCCATGAGCGAGGGCGCCGGCCTCGGCAGCGAGTTCATCGTGCGGCTGCCGCTCCTCGCCACGCTGGCGGCCGTGCGATCCGAGGCGGAGAGGGCACCTTGGGCGCCGACGCGCCTGAGCATTCTGCTGGTCGACAACGATCACGAGCGGCGCCGGGCGCTCCACGACGAGCTCACGGCCGCCGGTCACGCGGTGGCCGCCGTCGCCACCGCGCTCGAGGCCCTGAAGGCCCTGAAGTCGGTGGCGTTCGACGCGGCGCTGATCGACCTGGGCCTGCCCCTCATGGACGGCTGCGAGCTGGCCCGCCACCTCCGCCTGCTGGCCACCGGCTCGCGACTGCGGCTCGTCGCTCTAGCCGACCGCGATCAGCCCGACGAGCGGGATCGGGCGGAAGCGGCCGGCTTCAACGATTACCTGGCTCGGCCCATCGAGACCGTATCGCTCTTGCGGGTCCTGTCCCGGCGCGCTGGCCAGCCCTGA
- a CDS encoding TRAP transporter substrate-binding protein has protein sequence MQRRLVRRSGTLALLAAAVLMAPAVPPAAAQTYTLKIGNATINDVQHEWQKRWGARVEKRSGGRIKVEIYPASQIGSIPRMIEGLQLGTLEAWIGPPEFVVGHDVRFQALGAPGIFHDMEHTYRVLSDAKFRETVLGLGEAKGMKGVSMIVYGPSSYATRRPIRKLDDFQGLKIRVFASPMQTLAVARLGATAAPMPLSEVFPALQRGAIDGNRTGITIFTTFKYYDILKTVTETHDAMVTSIALVSKLWYDKLPPDLQKILLEEGRAVEKECLDWTVEFNEQARRTWRDKGGELIKLPPADQAEMIKRLSTVGDEVVRTQPRIKEVYDLMVQTAKAKR, from the coding sequence ATGCAAAGACGACTCGTTCGGAGAAGTGGGACGCTGGCTCTCCTGGCTGCCGCCGTGCTGATGGCTCCGGCGGTCCCGCCGGCGGCCGCCCAGACCTACACCCTCAAGATCGGCAACGCCACCATCAACGACGTCCAGCACGAGTGGCAGAAGCGCTGGGGCGCCCGCGTCGAGAAGCGCTCGGGCGGACGCATCAAGGTGGAGATCTACCCGGCCAGCCAGATCGGTTCCATCCCCCGCATGATCGAAGGGCTCCAGCTCGGCACGCTGGAGGCCTGGATCGGCCCGCCGGAGTTCGTGGTCGGCCACGACGTGCGCTTCCAGGCCCTGGGCGCCCCCGGGATCTTTCACGACATGGAGCACACCTATCGCGTGCTGAGCGACGCCAAATTCCGCGAGACGGTGCTGGGGCTGGGCGAGGCCAAGGGCATGAAGGGCGTGTCGATGATCGTGTATGGTCCGTCCTCGTATGCCACCCGGCGGCCGATCCGGAAACTGGACGACTTCCAAGGGCTCAAGATCCGGGTGTTCGCCTCCCCGATGCAGACCCTGGCCGTCGCCCGGCTGGGCGCCACGGCCGCGCCCATGCCGCTGAGCGAGGTCTTCCCGGCCTTGCAGCGCGGAGCCATCGACGGCAACCGCACCGGCATCACCATCTTCACCACCTTCAAGTACTACGACATCCTCAAGACCGTGACCGAGACCCACGACGCCATGGTGACGTCCATCGCGCTGGTCTCGAAGCTCTGGTACGACAAGCTGCCGCCCGATCTTCAGAAGATTCTTCTGGAGGAGGGCCGGGCCGTCGAGAAGGAATGCCTCGACTGGACCGTGGAGTTCAACGAACAGGCCCGGCGCACTTGGCGGGACAAGGGCGGCGAGCTCATCAAGCTTCCGCCGGCCGATCAGGCCGAGATGATCAAGCGGTTGTCCACCGTGGGCGACGAGGTCGTCAGGACCCAGCCGCGGATCAAGGAGGTGTACGACCTCATGGTGCAGACCGCCAAGGCCAAGCGGTAA
- a CDS encoding TRAP transporter large permease has protein sequence MALIPFTLLALGVPVFLILLVTVIVLLVFFLDVPFTVIPQTMFGSIDSFALLAVPFFIFAGEVMGQGGISARLIRWVQSIFGGVRGSLALTTVGTCEFFGAISGSSPATLAAVGRIMYPALRANGYEEKFALGLVTSSGAIASIIPPSILMILYGTAAEQSVAALFIGGVLPGLLIGLLTAVYIVFYARGRPFERVEPFRWRPFARATRQGLWALGAPVVILGSIYTGICTPTEAAGIASVYGIVVTRYIYRDVTWARLWDLAGNSMFLTAQIMIIVAASGVFSWLLTISGVPQATVAVIEALHLPAWLMLAALNVFLMIVGCLIDPTSATLILTPLLVPIVRTMGVDLVHFGIILTVNLSIGMFTPPFGLNLFVSQALFKAPMVQIARGLAPFIVIQVVALAIITYVPWLSLSLTRFVH, from the coding sequence ATGGCGCTGATCCCCTTCACCCTGCTGGCCCTCGGCGTGCCCGTCTTCTTGATCCTGCTGGTCACGGTGATCGTCCTGCTGGTCTTCTTTCTGGACGTCCCCTTCACGGTGATTCCCCAGACCATGTTCGGCAGCATCGACAGCTTCGCGCTGCTGGCCGTGCCCTTCTTCATCTTCGCCGGGGAGGTCATGGGGCAGGGCGGGATCTCCGCGCGACTCATCCGCTGGGTCCAGTCCATCTTCGGCGGCGTGCGGGGCAGCCTGGCCCTCACCACCGTCGGCACCTGCGAGTTCTTCGGGGCGATCTCGGGGTCGAGCCCGGCCACCCTGGCCGCGGTGGGCCGGATCATGTACCCGGCCCTGCGGGCCAACGGCTACGAGGAGAAGTTCGCGCTGGGGCTCGTCACCTCGTCGGGCGCCATCGCCAGCATCATCCCGCCCAGCATCCTCATGATCCTTTACGGGACCGCGGCCGAGCAGTCGGTGGCGGCTCTGTTCATCGGCGGCGTCCTTCCCGGGCTTCTCATCGGCCTTCTCACCGCGGTCTACATCGTCTTCTACGCGCGGGGGCGCCCGTTCGAGCGCGTGGAGCCCTTCCGCTGGAGGCCGTTCGCCCGCGCCACCCGCCAGGGGCTGTGGGCGTTGGGAGCCCCGGTCGTCATCCTGGGCAGCATCTACACCGGCATCTGTACGCCGACCGAGGCGGCCGGGATCGCCAGCGTCTACGGGATCGTGGTCACCCGCTACATCTACCGGGACGTCACCTGGGCCCGCCTGTGGGACCTCGCGGGCAACTCGATGTTCCTGACCGCGCAGATCATGATCATCGTGGCCGCTTCCGGCGTCTTCTCCTGGCTGTTGACCATCAGCGGCGTGCCTCAGGCCACCGTGGCGGTGATCGAGGCGCTCCACCTGCCCGCCTGGCTGATGCTGGCGGCCCTCAACGTCTTCCTGATGATCGTCGGTTGCCTGATCGACCCGACGTCGGCGACGCTCATCCTCACCCCCCTGCTCGTCCCGATCGTGCGGACCATGGGGGTGGACCTCGTCCACTTCGGCATCATCCTCACCGTGAACCTCTCGATCGGGATGTTCACGCCGCCCTTCGGGTTGAACCTGTTCGTGAGCCAGGCCCTGTTCAAGGCCCCCATGGTGCAGATCGCCCGCGGCCTGGCGCCGTTCATCGTCATCCAGGTGGTGGCCCTGGCCATCATCACCTATGTGCCGTGGTTGTCGCTCTCGCTGACACGCTTCGTGCACTGA
- a CDS encoding TRAP transporter small permease, with translation MDGRPCPPPPAPRFAAMILRAIRSVLAGLILAGVALNFANIVGRYVFLKPIIWAEEILVFIMIWCVMLGATLVTWDNQHLRMDAVSSLSPPRVRRWLNVLSTVAFLAVALFVLGQSLRVVALMVSTGQRSVVAELPMSVPYAAIPVSFALMIVMLVWRLKTYARGDE, from the coding sequence GTGGATGGCCGTCCCTGCCCGCCGCCGCCGGCGCCCCGCTTCGCGGCGATGATCCTGCGCGCCATCCGCTCCGTGCTCGCCGGCCTCATCCTGGCGGGGGTGGCGCTGAACTTCGCCAACATCGTGGGCCGCTACGTGTTCCTCAAGCCGATCATCTGGGCCGAGGAGATCCTCGTCTTCATCATGATCTGGTGCGTGATGCTGGGGGCTACCCTGGTGACCTGGGACAACCAGCATCTCAGGATGGACGCGGTCTCCAGTCTCAGCCCGCCCCGCGTGCGCCGGTGGCTGAATGTGCTGTCCACGGTGGCCTTCCTGGCGGTCGCCCTCTTCGTGCTCGGGCAGTCGCTCCGCGTCGTGGCCCTGATGGTGTCGACCGGCCAGCGCAGCGTGGTGGCCGAGCTTCCCATGAGCGTTCCCTATGCGGCCATTCCGGTCAGCTTCGCCCTGATGATCGTCATGCTGGTGTGGCGGTTGAAGACGTACGCCCGGGGGGACGAGTGA
- a CDS encoding class I adenylate-forming enzyme family protein, whose translation MSDGTHSTAYTDVNTLLETHARVRSDKVFIESPDQDGRITFGQFEAVTRRFVNFLADAGIRPGDRVSILADNSIEALVVFWGTLRAGMIINPINVEIREKHVDQILGDVAPTLVFCSQDVPAALRGGAAAGARWISFGMLAATDPPPGDLFTALRSASDAPVKSRPGRGDWSCINYTSGTTDAPKGAIWTHEAYYAMSESSVDRLEITAADTILDYRHFSWSSPAILSIGPAMQTGATLVLARKFSQTRFFEWVRAYGVTIAVGIPTVINMLLARPAGVTRADVPTLRFMTSSTAPLSTDKQLEFERTYGIPVVQLAGGTETGFMCGNHPGQRRLGSIGRPTLNMRVRILDDAGREVKAGEEGEMVVSGRQMASAYWQGPGRLLPIPPDGFRNGDLARRDDDGYVYITGRRKEIIIKGGVNIATLEITNCLLEHPDVAEAATVGVPDQIYGEVPVGFAALRPGRPAALSPLLEHCRARLVAFKVPAAVLIVESIPKNANGKVDRTALTALWEQRAGRPA comes from the coding sequence ATGTCCGACGGCACGCACTCTACGGCGTACACCGACGTCAACACCCTGCTAGAGACCCACGCGCGCGTCCGTTCCGACAAGGTCTTCATCGAGAGCCCCGACCAGGACGGCCGCATCACCTTCGGGCAGTTCGAAGCGGTCACCCGGCGCTTCGTGAATTTCCTCGCCGACGCGGGGATCCGGCCCGGCGACCGGGTCTCGATTCTGGCCGACAACTCCATCGAGGCCCTGGTGGTCTTCTGGGGGACGCTGCGGGCGGGCATGATCATCAACCCCATCAACGTCGAGATCCGGGAAAAGCACGTGGACCAGATCCTCGGCGACGTGGCACCGACGCTGGTCTTCTGCAGCCAGGACGTCCCCGCCGCCCTCCGCGGTGGGGCCGCAGCCGGTGCGCGGTGGATCTCGTTCGGGATGCTGGCCGCGACCGACCCTCCGCCCGGCGACCTCTTCACGGCGCTGCGGTCGGCCTCCGATGCGCCGGTGAAGTCGCGGCCGGGCCGCGGTGATTGGTCCTGCATCAACTACACCTCGGGCACCACCGACGCGCCCAAAGGCGCTATCTGGACGCACGAGGCGTACTACGCCATGAGCGAGTCCTCGGTCGACCGGCTGGAGATCACCGCGGCCGACACGATCCTCGACTATCGCCACTTCAGCTGGTCTTCCCCCGCGATCCTGTCCATCGGGCCCGCGATGCAGACAGGGGCCACGCTGGTCCTGGCGCGCAAGTTCTCCCAGACGCGGTTCTTCGAGTGGGTGCGGGCCTACGGCGTCACCATCGCCGTCGGGATTCCCACCGTGATCAACATGCTGCTGGCCCGGCCGGCCGGCGTGACCCGGGCCGACGTGCCGACGCTCCGCTTCATGACGTCGAGCACGGCCCCGCTCTCCACCGACAAGCAGCTGGAGTTCGAGCGGACCTACGGGATTCCCGTCGTGCAGCTGGCCGGGGGCACCGAGACCGGGTTCATGTGCGGCAACCACCCCGGCCAGCGGCGTCTCGGCTCCATCGGCCGGCCGACGCTCAACATGCGCGTCCGCATCCTCGACGACGCCGGCCGTGAGGTGAAGGCGGGCGAGGAAGGGGAAATGGTCGTCAGCGGCCGGCAGATGGCGTCGGCCTACTGGCAGGGCCCGGGCCGGTTGCTGCCGATTCCCCCGGACGGCTTCCGCAACGGCGACCTGGCGCGCCGGGACGACGACGGCTACGTCTACATCACCGGGCGCCGGAAGGAGATCATCATCAAGGGCGGCGTGAACATCGCCACCCTGGAGATCACCAACTGCCTGCTGGAGCATCCCGACGTCGCCGAGGCCGCCACCGTTGGCGTTCCGGACCAGATCTACGGCGAGGTGCCGGTGGGCTTCGCGGCCCTGCGACCGGGCCGGCCAGCCGCACTGTCGCCCCTGCTCGAGCACTGCCGGGCCCGGCTCGTGGCCTTCAAGGTTCCCGCCGCCGTCCTCATCGTCGAGTCCATTCCCAAGAACGCCAACGGCAAGGTCGATCGGACCGCGCTCACAGCGTTGTGGGAGCAACGGGCCGGTCGCCCGGCGTGA